A window of Paraburkholderia bryophila contains these coding sequences:
- a CDS encoding SMP-30/gluconolactonase/LRE family protein translates to MTDISRRYPDPSIRVLDPRFKALTLASASVECLYQGARWSEGPVWFGDGRYLLWSDIPNDRILRWDETSGAVSTFRQSSNNANGHTRDRQGRLVSCEHLTRRVTRTEYDGSITVLADRYRGKRFNSPNDVVVKSDGSIWFSDPTFGIDGFYEGERQESELPACVYRIDGQSGEVSVVADDVLGPNGLAFSPDESVLYIVESRGEPRKIRAFDVAAHGASLSNNRVLIDAGPGTPDGFRVDVHGNLWCGWGMGSDELDGVRIFTPQGEAIGHIALPERCANVCFGGRHRNRLFMAASHGLYSVYVNTQGVPGG, encoded by the coding sequence ATGACCGACATCAGCCGACGCTATCCCGATCCCTCCATTCGCGTGCTCGATCCGCGCTTCAAGGCGCTGACGCTGGCGTCCGCTTCCGTCGAGTGTCTGTATCAGGGCGCGCGCTGGTCGGAGGGACCGGTCTGGTTCGGCGACGGCCGCTATCTGCTGTGGAGCGACATTCCGAACGACCGCATTCTGCGCTGGGATGAAACGAGCGGCGCGGTCAGCACGTTCCGGCAGTCGTCGAACAACGCGAACGGCCATACGCGCGACCGCCAGGGGCGCCTCGTCAGTTGCGAGCATCTGACGCGCCGGGTCACGCGCACCGAATACGACGGTTCGATTACCGTGCTCGCGGACCGTTATCGCGGCAAGCGCTTCAATTCGCCGAACGATGTGGTCGTGAAATCGGACGGCTCGATCTGGTTCAGCGACCCGACCTTCGGTATCGACGGTTTTTATGAGGGTGAGCGTCAGGAGTCGGAGTTGCCGGCGTGTGTGTATCGCATCGACGGTCAATCGGGCGAGGTGAGCGTGGTCGCGGACGACGTGCTAGGCCCCAATGGCCTCGCGTTTTCGCCGGACGAGTCGGTGCTGTACATCGTCGAGTCGCGTGGCGAGCCGCGCAAGATTCGCGCATTCGACGTCGCCGCCCATGGCGCGTCGCTGTCGAATAACCGTGTGCTGATCGACGCCGGTCCCGGCACGCCGGACGGCTTTCGCGTCGACGTTCACGGCAATCTGTGGTGCGGCTGGGGGATGGGCAGTGACGAACTCGACGGCGTGCGCATCTTCACGCCGCAAGGCGAAGCGATCGGCCACATTGCGTTGCCGGAGCGTTGCGCGAACGTGTGCTTCGGCGGACGGCATCGCAACCGGCTGTTCATGGCGGCGAGCCACGGCTTGTATTCGGTCTACGTGAATACGCAGGGCGTGCCGGGCGGTTGA